In one window of Frigoriglobus tundricola DNA:
- a CDS encoding WD40 repeat domain-containing protein: MPRPFVRNSLFRQTAAISRSRGTFDGLRVTAPRTGTHAVAVQMHGVETVAFRPAPARTSAPPAPTLFDELPDDPVRDTMYFVAAGQIMVASPPDARARELAIPLVDRAGPLAFSRDGARLAVRRDQQIRIYETGGKTLAAVPFPRTDIYRTVPVIPRPGRAPAPQVAFSPDGGQVAVGYGRALAVHHAVTGEGRFHDGELPDEVTGVAFAPGGRWLYVGRRDGSLVAYRTDVISDERSVVFRWSLGPIHALAACGEALVTACDEGVQVWPMAKLLEGV, translated from the coding sequence TTGCCCCGTCCGTTCGTCCGCAACTCGCTCTTTCGGCAGACGGCCGCTATCTCGCGGTCGCGGGGGACCTTCGACGGGCTCCGGGTCACCGCACCGCGGACCGGTACGCACGCGGTCGCGGTCCAGATGCACGGCGTCGAAACGGTCGCGTTCCGCCCGGCGCCGGCCAGAACGTCCGCTCCTCCGGCGCCGACGCTGTTCGACGAACTCCCCGACGACCCGGTTCGGGACACGATGTATTTCGTTGCGGCCGGGCAAATTATGGTCGCATCTCCGCCGGACGCTCGGGCCCGGGAGCTGGCGATTCCGCTGGTCGATCGCGCCGGCCCGCTCGCGTTCAGCCGCGACGGCGCGCGGCTCGCGGTTCGGCGGGACCAGCAGATCCGCATTTACGAAACCGGCGGGAAGACGCTCGCGGCGGTCCCGTTCCCGCGAACGGACATCTACCGCACGGTTCCCGTGATCCCGCGACCGGGGCGCGCGCCGGCGCCGCAGGTGGCGTTCTCGCCGGACGGCGGCCAGGTCGCGGTCGGGTACGGGCGGGCGCTCGCGGTCCACCACGCGGTCACCGGCGAGGGCCGGTTCCACGACGGCGAGCTGCCCGACGAGGTGACCGGCGTCGCGTTCGCCCCCGGCGGCCGGTGGCTGTACGTCGGGCGCCGCGACGGCTCGCTCGTCGCGTACCGCACCGACGTCATTTCGGACGAGCGGAGCGTGGTGTTCCGCTGGAGCCTCGGCCCGATTCACGCGCTCGCGGCGTGCGGTGAGGCGCTCGTGACCGCGTGCGACGAGGGCGTGCAGGTGTGGCCGATGGCGAAGCTGCTGGAGGGCGTGTGA
- a CDS encoding WD40 repeat domain-containing protein, with amino-acid sequence MAAFDGRLIDPTEEELARALGTAMKAANRANRHQANRMTRDAAFWGRFAQDVLRGGAEGRRRSCKGGRAVPEVIAGWWTDPAGRKHVRVVGRTRQPHARLRGEVELRALPPWWHVYPEAVLGVRAGSDGERYFAVCRCGAVGAPGSLGWMGDTCGPCFDRRADGGAPSGGFGQFAGWLPALARFGFTADGHLIGQNQTGGFQKVNRTDGAPVTAKRRSVNHLAALGTSASGTVMVMQEGSAFRWRADSDEVEPVLFGRRMWGRVALTPDGSRVAVISYQFAYIADLTTARPRYIERPAPEGVSAVQFTSDGSRLLALTFQGEVRALNPNSLAAEVVRRDAFDGMPAGYGPPTEMAVSGDGSAVLLRRESYYPRRVCVRHVPLPAGKVVELRLPDWHRATTLAYSPDGRHAVTAESEGGWVGFWDLASGKSLGFVRAVLEDLAWRSGQVEFAPDGAAVAVSYNSAHKEHGSTVAVWPWPEVLAAAGEG; translated from the coding sequence ATGGCGGCGTTCGACGGGCGGCTGATCGACCCGACCGAGGAGGAACTCGCGCGCGCGCTCGGCACGGCCATGAAGGCCGCGAACCGCGCCAACCGGCACCAGGCCAACCGCATGACGCGGGACGCGGCGTTCTGGGGCCGCTTCGCGCAGGACGTGTTGCGGGGCGGGGCCGAGGGCCGGCGCCGGTCGTGCAAGGGCGGCCGGGCCGTGCCGGAAGTCATCGCCGGGTGGTGGACCGACCCGGCCGGGCGCAAACACGTCCGCGTGGTCGGCCGCACGCGCCAGCCCCACGCCCGGCTCCGCGGCGAGGTGGAGCTGCGCGCGCTGCCGCCGTGGTGGCACGTGTACCCCGAGGCCGTGCTCGGTGTCCGCGCTGGGTCGGACGGCGAACGCTACTTCGCCGTCTGCCGGTGCGGGGCCGTCGGCGCGCCCGGCTCGCTCGGCTGGATGGGCGACACGTGCGGCCCGTGCTTCGACCGCCGCGCCGACGGCGGCGCCCCCTCGGGGGGCTTCGGCCAGTTCGCGGGCTGGCTCCCGGCCCTGGCCCGGTTCGGTTTTACCGCCGACGGGCACCTCATCGGCCAGAACCAGACCGGCGGGTTCCAGAAAGTGAACCGCACCGACGGCGCCCCGGTCACCGCCAAACGGCGGTCGGTGAACCACCTGGCCGCGCTGGGCACGAGCGCGAGCGGCACCGTGATGGTGATGCAGGAGGGGAGCGCGTTCCGCTGGCGGGCGGACAGCGACGAGGTCGAGCCCGTTCTGTTCGGCCGGCGCATGTGGGGCCGGGTCGCGCTCACGCCCGACGGCTCACGGGTGGCGGTGATCAGCTACCAGTTCGCTTACATCGCCGATCTCACGACCGCACGCCCGAGGTACATCGAACGGCCCGCACCGGAAGGGGTCAGCGCGGTTCAGTTCACGTCGGACGGCAGCCGCCTGTTGGCGCTCACGTTCCAGGGCGAGGTCCGGGCGCTGAACCCGAACTCGCTCGCGGCCGAGGTGGTCCGCCGCGACGCGTTCGACGGGATGCCCGCCGGGTACGGGCCGCCAACGGAGATGGCCGTTTCGGGCGACGGGTCGGCCGTCCTGTTGCGCCGCGAATCGTACTACCCGCGCCGGGTGTGCGTGCGGCACGTTCCGCTGCCGGCGGGGAAGGTCGTGGAACTGCGCCTCCCGGACTGGCACCGGGCAACCACGCTGGCGTACAGCCCGGACGGCCGGCACGCGGTGACGGCGGAGTCCGAGGGCGGGTGGGTCGGGTTCTGGGACCTGGCGAGCGGGAAATCGCTGGGGTTCGTGCGCGCGGTGCTGGAAGACCTGGCGTGGCGGAGCGGGCAAGTAGAGTTCGCGCCGGACGGCGCGGCGGTGGCAGTGTCGTACAACTCCGCCCACAAGGAACACGGCTCGACGGTCGCGGTGTGGCCGTGGCCCGAAGTGCTGGCCGCGGCGGGCGAGGGGTAA